A portion of the Granulosicoccus antarcticus IMCC3135 genome contains these proteins:
- a CDS encoding MFS transporter — MRNSSDSTQKKTASPIKPSSSLAPFSNPVFRSLWFATLISNLGGLIQAVAAGWAMTTLTDSEYMVALVTASTTLPIMALSLVSGVLADNYDRRRIMMVAQTLMLLASLGLTLATYFGVLTPWMLLFFTFLIGSGAALNNPSWQASVGDIVPREQVPAAVMANGMSFNLMRSIGPALGGLVIVAAGVTTAFTLNTVSYLAMILALALWSRPPSERTLPRERFGQAAAAGIRYVGLSPNLLRIILRGSLFGLTGVSVLALLPLVARDALNGSASTYGFLLGFFGIGAVIGALNNARIRAKLNNETIVRSTFIGMALGVLLLSAGHGMLLSAIALLICGACWVTTNALLNVSLQLSTPRWVVGRALSFYMMGNAAGMAGGSWIWGLVAEQHGLQLALMISAATLIVGSIIGYLLPLPEFDRLNLDPLNRFIEPTLAVQLAPQTGPIMVTVDFDIAEHDIPAFLAGMAARRRIRLRDGARRWSLLRDLEHPNIWTEKYYVATWVEYVRHNQRRTVSDSGISETLHALHRGNEPPKVRRMIERQTVPKLAEPHIEGYEEPRFEEVPH; from the coding sequence ATGCGCAACTCCTCTGATTCCACCCAGAAAAAAACTGCCAGTCCGATAAAACCAAGCTCGTCACTTGCGCCTTTCAGTAACCCCGTCTTTCGCTCACTCTGGTTTGCAACACTGATTTCAAACCTGGGCGGCCTGATACAGGCGGTCGCCGCCGGTTGGGCCATGACCACCCTGACGGATTCGGAATACATGGTGGCTCTGGTCACCGCATCAACCACACTACCGATCATGGCCTTGTCTCTGGTTTCCGGAGTGCTGGCTGACAACTATGATCGCCGCCGTATCATGATGGTGGCACAGACACTGATGCTGCTGGCCTCTCTGGGTCTGACGCTGGCTACCTACTTCGGTGTACTGACCCCGTGGATGCTGCTGTTCTTTACCTTCCTCATCGGTTCTGGTGCCGCCTTGAACAACCCGTCCTGGCAGGCTTCGGTCGGCGATATCGTTCCCCGTGAACAGGTGCCGGCAGCTGTCATGGCCAACGGCATGTCATTCAACCTGATGCGCAGCATTGGCCCGGCCCTGGGCGGTCTCGTCATTGTGGCTGCGGGTGTGACCACCGCTTTCACCCTGAACACCGTCAGTTATCTGGCCATGATTCTGGCGCTCGCCTTGTGGAGCCGCCCCCCGTCCGAGCGCACACTACCGCGTGAACGATTTGGCCAGGCAGCTGCTGCGGGTATTCGCTATGTGGGGCTTTCTCCGAATCTGTTGCGCATCATCCTGCGCGGCTCCCTCTTCGGCCTGACCGGTGTTTCGGTATTGGCACTACTACCGCTTGTCGCTCGTGACGCCCTGAACGGCAGTGCTTCCACCTACGGCTTTTTACTCGGATTTTTTGGAATAGGTGCCGTCATCGGGGCCCTCAACAATGCTCGCATTCGCGCAAAACTCAACAACGAGACGATCGTGCGCAGTACCTTTATCGGCATGGCACTGGGCGTACTGTTGTTGTCGGCTGGTCATGGCATGCTGTTATCAGCCATCGCCTTGCTCATCTGTGGTGCCTGCTGGGTAACCACCAACGCTTTACTGAATGTCTCCTTGCAGCTATCAACACCACGCTGGGTGGTTGGCAGAGCACTGTCGTTCTACATGATGGGCAATGCTGCGGGTATGGCAGGGGGTAGCTGGATCTGGGGTTTGGTTGCAGAACAACATGGCTTGCAGCTGGCTCTGATGATATCCGCAGCGACACTGATAGTGGGCAGCATCATCGGTTATCTGCTACCGCTACCCGAGTTCGATCGCTTGAATCTTGATCCGCTCAACCGCTTTATCGAGCCGACGCTGGCGGTACAACTGGCGCCACAAACCGGCCCCATCATGGTCACTGTCGATTTTGATATTGCCGAACATGACATACCGGCTTTTCTGGCGGGCATGGCCGCACGTCGTCGTATCCGCTTGCGTGATGGGGCCCGACGATGGTCACTGCTGCGTGACCTGGAGCACCCCAATATCTGGACCGAGAAATATTATGTAGCGACCTGGGTGGAATATGTTCGCCACAATCAGCGCCGAACCGTCTCCGACTCGGGCATCTCAGAAACACTCCACGCTCTGCACCGTGGTAATGAGCCGCCCAAGGTACGCCGCATGATTGAACGACAAACAGTCCCTAAACTCGCAGAACCCCATATCGAAGGATATGAGGAACCGCGATTCGAAGAGGTGCCACACTAG
- a CDS encoding YeiH family protein, with protein sequence MTTFSLKGWAEQQFGPIDGLVQGIAVATVIGICAQFLSEHYGAPAMLMALLLGIAFHFLAEEGRCVSGINFTARTVLRMGVALLGARISVELLIGLGVELIGLVVLGVVVTILFAWVGAKFLGRGWRFALLTGGSVAICGASAAMAIAAVLPKNEHSERNLLFTVLSVTVLSTIAMIVYPIIAQTLGMDEQMIGVFLGGTIHDVAQVVGAGFSVSDAAGETATLVKLIRVSMLAPVVLLFALMFRNMESDADESGKPAVKPPLVPGFVIAFMVFAGLNSLGLIPAVVASFLSELSRWALLIAIAAVGMKCSLKTIFDVGGQAIILIVAETVFLALFILGGLWYLK encoded by the coding sequence TTGACTACTTTCTCTTTGAAAGGCTGGGCCGAACAACAGTTCGGCCCAATTGACGGGCTTGTGCAGGGAATAGCTGTTGCAACCGTCATTGGCATTTGTGCTCAGTTCTTGTCTGAGCACTATGGCGCCCCTGCCATGTTAATGGCTTTATTACTGGGCATTGCATTTCACTTTCTGGCCGAAGAGGGCCGTTGTGTATCGGGTATCAACTTTACGGCACGAACCGTATTGCGTATGGGGGTTGCCTTGTTGGGAGCGAGAATCAGTGTCGAGTTGTTAATCGGGCTGGGTGTCGAGCTGATCGGGCTGGTGGTACTGGGCGTCGTGGTTACTATCCTGTTTGCCTGGGTAGGTGCGAAATTTCTGGGACGTGGCTGGCGTTTTGCTCTGTTGACAGGTGGTTCTGTTGCTATATGTGGTGCCTCGGCTGCCATGGCCATTGCGGCAGTACTACCCAAGAATGAACACTCGGAACGCAATCTGCTGTTCACGGTTCTGAGTGTGACGGTTCTGAGTACGATTGCCATGATCGTGTATCCGATTATTGCGCAGACCCTGGGTATGGATGAACAGATGATTGGCGTATTTCTGGGTGGCACTATTCACGATGTTGCTCAGGTGGTGGGTGCCGGATTCTCGGTGTCAGATGCCGCTGGTGAAACGGCTACTCTGGTCAAACTGATACGCGTCAGCATGCTGGCCCCTGTGGTACTGCTGTTTGCCTTGATGTTCAGGAATATGGAAAGTGATGCGGATGAGAGTGGCAAGCCTGCTGTCAAACCACCACTTGTCCCTGGTTTTGTCATTGCCTTCATGGTTTTTGCTGGCCTTAATTCACTGGGTCTGATCCCTGCCGTAGTTGCATCGTTTCTGAGTGAATTGTCGCGCTGGGCACTGCTGATAGCGATTGCTGCAGTGGGTATGAAGTGCTCCTTGAAAACCATCTTTGATGTCGGTGGTCAGGCCATTATTCTGATTGTGGCGGAAACCGTTTTCCTTGCGCTATTCATTCTGGGCGGACTCTGGTATCTCAAATGA
- a CDS encoding TRAP transporter large permease produces MDQGMLIGLVSFGVFLLFLVGVPIFLVIGFWVVGVSIIIDFTLANIGFTLFEGLNFFGLLSLPLFILTGDLIAAAGIAKRLADFAHACLSWMRGGLGLATISSCGLFAAISGSNSATTATIGGIMHPVLVKDGYDSRFAAATAAAGGTVGIIIPPSIIFIVYGFLMNLSISDLFVAGIMPGILMVLAMQGVCWYLAKKNGWGSVEPLDMKRVGRTARRAYLGFFAIFIVIYGIYSGIFSPTEAAAITVGFCLIAGLLFTREIKFREIPTILLRSGQLTGMLAPMIAISIVMQQVFGLLGAADAVANFVAWFGDSEVVVLLVCMGIVMAAGCILESLPVTVIFAPILAPIAMAHGVDPVHFSVIFLVGAAIGFITPPFGLNLFVASGTTGIPYSKIVPFALMYLGGLLIAWLLIAFVPWFSLAMAPGLS; encoded by the coding sequence ATGGATCAGGGAATGTTGATAGGTTTAGTGTCGTTCGGTGTTTTTCTGCTGTTCTTGGTCGGGGTGCCCATTTTTCTGGTCATCGGATTCTGGGTGGTGGGTGTGTCCATCATCATCGACTTTACGTTGGCCAATATCGGTTTCACACTGTTTGAAGGTCTGAATTTCTTCGGTCTACTGTCGCTGCCACTGTTCATTCTCACGGGGGACTTGATTGCCGCGGCGGGTATAGCCAAACGACTGGCCGACTTTGCTCACGCCTGTCTGAGCTGGATGCGTGGTGGTCTGGGGCTTGCCACGATCAGTTCCTGTGGCCTGTTTGCTGCGATCTCTGGCTCCAACTCTGCAACCACGGCGACCATTGGCGGCATCATGCATCCGGTATTGGTGAAGGATGGCTATGATTCGCGGTTCGCAGCAGCGACGGCTGCGGCAGGTGGCACGGTAGGGATCATCATTCCACCGTCAATCATCTTCATTGTCTATGGCTTCTTGATGAATCTGTCCATATCGGACCTGTTCGTTGCTGGCATCATGCCAGGCATACTGATGGTCCTGGCGATGCAGGGTGTCTGCTGGTACCTTGCCAAGAAGAATGGTTGGGGTTCGGTAGAGCCTTTGGATATGAAACGGGTAGGGCGTACTGCTCGACGGGCCTATCTGGGATTCTTTGCCATCTTCATTGTTATCTATGGCATCTATTCAGGTATCTTTTCACCAACCGAGGCGGCGGCCATTACCGTAGGCTTCTGTCTGATAGCAGGTTTGTTGTTTACTCGGGAAATCAAGTTTCGGGAAATCCCTACGATCTTGCTGCGCTCCGGTCAGTTGACCGGCATGCTGGCGCCGATGATTGCCATATCGATCGTCATGCAGCAGGTTTTCGGTTTGCTGGGTGCTGCCGATGCGGTTGCCAACTTCGTGGCCTGGTTTGGCGATAGTGAAGTGGTGGTGCTGCTGGTGTGTATGGGAATCGTCATGGCGGCTGGTTGTATTCTTGAAAGTCTGCCCGTGACCGTGATATTTGCACCGATCCTGGCACCTATTGCCATGGCCCACGGTGTCGATCCGGTTCACTTCAGTGTCATCTTTCTTGTCGGTGCTGCGATCGGCTTTATCACACCGCCTTTTGGTCTGAATCTTTTCGTTGCCAGTGGCACCACAGGTATTCCTTATTCGAAGATTGTGCCCTTTGCACTGATGTATCTGGGAGGCCTGTTGATAGCGTGGTTGTTGATCGCCTTTGTTCCCTGGTTCTCTCTGGCGATGGCACCTGGCCTTAGCTAA
- a CDS encoding TRAP transporter substrate-binding protein, whose translation MSKKTPLDRRGFLRIASRYGYTSALLAVAGTVGPLTLEGVGTAAAATEADRDKTTPVKTLKFGASGFNEQNLKIQESGQLWFARQLEKNSDGALKIDFIGSNAICNQLDCVKKTQQGIVDLFTASTQNSAGSAPYYNVLDFAYMFPSRAAQHHFFYHPKSEELLREPMRRLHNIQFLYTHCELRGLMLGKKFSDAPTITSIDELAGTKNRVTGTQLGRIAMQLMGLNPVPIAWEETLDGLKQGLIDGAETWMGAAAYANMSPVLSQAVDLKFFCGTEHTAMNNDTFESLPAHLQDIVMETSFEAQQYTQREQERALIEVVGAVENPPAGTVFGDNGVRVATLSDEEIKKAEQMCSPEFQPAEWEQWRSRLNKMSGGLDVYKEIYDIAREIPADADVASVEARRWWQG comes from the coding sequence ATGAGCAAAAAGACACCACTCGACCGACGTGGATTCTTGCGAATCGCAAGTCGATACGGCTATACCTCTGCACTGCTGGCTGTTGCCGGAACAGTAGGGCCACTGACTCTGGAAGGAGTAGGTACTGCCGCTGCTGCGACTGAGGCGGATAGAGACAAAACAACACCGGTTAAAACGCTGAAGTTTGGCGCCTCGGGATTCAATGAACAGAACCTGAAGATTCAGGAATCCGGTCAGCTCTGGTTTGCCCGCCAGCTGGAAAAAAACAGCGACGGTGCACTGAAGATCGATTTCATTGGTAGCAACGCGATCTGTAATCAGCTCGATTGTGTCAAGAAGACGCAGCAGGGCATTGTTGATCTGTTTACGGCAAGTACTCAGAACTCAGCGGGTTCGGCGCCATACTACAACGTGCTGGATTTTGCCTATATGTTCCCCAGTCGTGCAGCTCAGCATCACTTTTTCTATCATCCAAAAAGTGAAGAGCTGCTGCGTGAACCCATGCGTCGTTTGCACAATATCCAGTTCCTCTATACCCATTGTGAATTGCGTGGTCTGATGCTGGGCAAGAAGTTTTCTGATGCGCCAACCATTACCAGCATTGACGAGCTGGCTGGTACCAAGAACCGTGTTACTGGCACACAGCTTGGACGTATTGCCATGCAGTTGATGGGACTGAATCCGGTGCCGATTGCCTGGGAGGAAACACTGGACGGTCTCAAGCAGGGATTGATTGATGGTGCTGAAACCTGGATGGGTGCCGCGGCCTACGCCAATATGTCACCCGTACTGTCACAGGCTGTTGATCTGAAGTTCTTCTGCGGTACTGAGCATACAGCCATGAACAACGACACCTTCGAGTCCTTGCCTGCCCATTTGCAGGACATTGTCATGGAAACATCCTTCGAAGCGCAACAATATACGCAGCGTGAGCAGGAGCGAGCACTGATCGAAGTGGTTGGTGCTGTCGAGAACCCACCGGCAGGCACAGTGTTTGGTGATAATGGTGTTCGCGTGGCGACCTTGTCTGATGAGGAAATCAAGAAGGCCGAGCAGATGTGTTCCCCTGAATTCCAACCGGCAGAGTGGGAGCAGTGGCGCTCACGCCTGAACAAGATGTCAGGTGGTCTTGATGTGTACAAGGAAATCTACGACATCGCTCGTGAGATTCCGGCTGATGCTGATGTGGCATCGGTTGAAGCCCGCCGTTGGTGGCAAGGATAG
- a CDS encoding GMC family oxidoreductase, whose protein sequence is MKGSYDYIVVGAGSAGAVLASRLSENPAVNVLLLEAGPKDNSFWIHLPIGYGKTMWSKKYNWCFHTEPDPGMNNRSIYWPRGKTLGGCSSINGLIYIRGQREDYDHWAELGNSGWSYDELLPYFIRSERNQRGASEYHGGDGPLSVSDIGDKNELIEAFISGAGESGVPRTDDFNGEKQEGAGYYQLTTWKGWRWSTAKGYLKPARNRSNLTVETNAQATGLILEGKRAVGVRYVQGGISHEARATGEVLLSAGALQSPQLLQLSGIGPAAVLQKFGIPVVHELPGVGENLQDHLQIRATYEATIPTTNDQLNSLIGQAKLGLQWLLHRSGPLAVGINQGGCFMKALPDEAKSPDIQFHVATLSADMAGGSVHPFSGFTLSVCQLRPESRGHAHIQSADPMVPPAMVPNYLSTDLDRRTAVASLRAARAIAESASMKPYVKREVKPGPDATTDEELLEFSRNHGATIFHPSGTCKMGVASDPMAVLDERLRVRGIEALRVIDCSSMPTLVSGNTNGPVVAMAEKAVDMILEDARKGSGSEDVSARHDPKTEPATTSV, encoded by the coding sequence ATGAAAGGAAGTTACGATTACATTGTAGTGGGGGCCGGTTCTGCCGGTGCAGTTCTTGCCTCGCGGCTTAGTGAAAATCCAGCTGTCAACGTGCTGCTTCTCGAAGCCGGGCCCAAGGACAACTCATTCTGGATACATCTGCCCATCGGTTACGGCAAGACGATGTGGAGTAAAAAGTATAACTGGTGCTTCCACACCGAACCCGATCCGGGTATGAACAATCGAAGCATCTACTGGCCACGCGGCAAGACACTGGGTGGTTGTAGTTCCATTAATGGTCTGATCTACATACGTGGACAGCGAGAAGATTACGATCACTGGGCAGAACTGGGCAACAGTGGCTGGTCCTATGATGAGCTTCTACCTTATTTCATTCGTTCGGAGCGTAATCAGCGTGGCGCCAGTGAGTATCACGGTGGCGATGGCCCTCTGTCTGTCTCCGATATCGGTGACAAGAATGAACTCATCGAAGCCTTTATCAGCGGTGCGGGTGAAAGCGGTGTGCCCAGAACTGATGACTTCAACGGTGAAAAGCAAGAAGGAGCTGGTTACTATCAGCTGACCACCTGGAAGGGCTGGCGCTGGAGTACGGCCAAGGGGTATTTGAAGCCTGCCAGAAATCGCTCCAATCTGACGGTTGAAACCAATGCGCAGGCCACCGGGCTCATCCTTGAGGGCAAGAGGGCAGTCGGTGTGCGCTATGTTCAAGGTGGCATTTCACATGAAGCACGGGCGACGGGCGAAGTGTTACTTTCTGCCGGCGCATTGCAATCTCCACAACTGCTGCAATTGTCAGGCATCGGTCCTGCCGCGGTCTTGCAGAAGTTTGGCATTCCGGTAGTACACGAACTGCCAGGTGTGGGCGAGAACCTGCAGGATCATTTACAGATTCGTGCAACCTATGAAGCCACGATACCGACCACTAACGATCAGTTGAATTCATTGATAGGTCAAGCCAAGCTGGGTCTGCAGTGGTTACTGCATCGCTCTGGTCCATTGGCTGTGGGTATCAATCAAGGCGGGTGTTTCATGAAGGCTTTGCCTGATGAAGCAAAATCACCTGACATCCAGTTCCATGTCGCCACGCTATCGGCCGACATGGCGGGAGGCAGTGTGCATCCGTTCTCCGGTTTCACTCTGTCAGTGTGTCAGCTGCGACCTGAATCGAGAGGTCATGCCCATATTCAATCCGCTGACCCGATGGTGCCACCGGCAATGGTGCCTAACTATCTGTCGACCGATCTTGACCGACGCACGGCTGTTGCCAGTTTGCGTGCTGCCAGAGCGATCGCCGAGTCTGCTTCCATGAAGCCTTACGTCAAGCGCGAAGTCAAACCCGGTCCGGATGCCACCACTGATGAGGAATTGCTGGAATTCAGTCGTAATCATGGCGCCACCATTTTCCATCCATCGGGTACCTGCAAGATGGGTGTTGCCAGTGATCCGATGGCGGTTCTGGATGAGCGTTTGCGGGTACGAGGTATCGAGGCGCTGCGTGTTATTGACTGTTCATCCATGCCAACGCTTGTGTCTGGTAATACCAATGGACCTGTCGTTGCGATGGCTGAGAAAGCGGTTGACATGATTCTGGAAGATGCCAGAAAAGGTTCGGGAAGTGAGGATGTTTCAGCACGTCATGACCCCAAGACTGAGCCTGCCACCACCTCGGTTTGA
- the pta gene encoding phosphate acetyltransferase, producing MSILESIMSRARGLNQRIVLSEGEDPRIVEGAVRAFNEGLAQPVLVGKAGQVEPLLKQFGGSSESIEIIDPANSQLTPDYAAAYHALRAHKGVDAAMALEAVTGNPLVFAAMMVREGQADATIGGAIHTTGDTVRAALQVIGRAKGVSTVSSFFLMFLEQEHHGTPRVLVFADCALVIQPSVEELAQIAVSSATSFEALSGETARVAMLSFSTAGSAKHPLVTHVIEATDRARELAPELMIDGEFQFDAAFVPDIAAHKAPDSKLAGNANIMVFPDLAAGNIGYKIAQRIGGAIAIGPILQGLAKPANDLSRGCNADDVYKLIAVTAVQAGAGVAP from the coding sequence ATGAGTATTCTTGAATCAATCATGAGTCGGGCACGCGGTCTGAATCAACGGATCGTGTTGTCCGAAGGAGAAGATCCAAGAATCGTTGAAGGCGCTGTGCGCGCCTTCAACGAAGGCCTGGCGCAGCCGGTTCTGGTGGGCAAGGCCGGACAGGTTGAACCACTACTCAAGCAGTTTGGTGGTTCATCGGAATCCATTGAAATCATTGATCCTGCCAATTCGCAACTGACGCCTGACTACGCTGCTGCCTATCATGCATTGCGTGCCCACAAGGGCGTGGATGCTGCCATGGCCCTTGAGGCTGTCACCGGTAATCCCCTGGTTTTTGCAGCTATGATGGTGCGTGAGGGGCAGGCGGATGCCACTATCGGTGGTGCGATACATACGACAGGCGATACGGTACGTGCCGCATTGCAGGTCATTGGTCGGGCAAAGGGTGTGAGTACGGTATCGAGTTTCTTTCTGATGTTTCTTGAACAGGAACATCATGGCACGCCCCGGGTGCTGGTGTTTGCCGACTGTGCTCTGGTTATACAGCCGAGTGTGGAAGAGCTTGCGCAGATTGCCGTGTCATCCGCAACCTCCTTTGAGGCTCTGTCGGGTGAGACAGCGCGGGTTGCCATGCTGTCTTTCTCAACGGCGGGTAGTGCGAAGCATCCTCTGGTTACGCATGTCATCGAGGCTACTGATCGTGCCCGTGAACTGGCGCCTGAACTGATGATCGATGGTGAGTTCCAGTTTGATGCAGCGTTTGTACCTGACATCGCTGCTCACAAGGCGCCTGATTCCAAACTGGCAGGTAATGCCAATATCATGGTATTTCCTGATCTGGCTGCCGGTAATATCGGTTACAAGATTGCCCAGCGTATTGGTGGTGCCATCGCGATTGGACCGATATTGCAAGGCTTGGCCAAGCCTGCAAATGATCTTTCGCGAGGCTGTAATGCCGATGATGTGTACAAGCTGATTGCCGTTACTGCTGTTCAAGCGGGTGCTGGTGTAGCGCCCTGA
- the xsc gene encoding sulfoacetaldehyde acetyltransferase, which translates to MKMTTEEAFVKVLQRHGIEHAFGIIGSAMMPISDLFPAAGIKFWDCAHECNAGMSADGYTRATGKMSMAIAQNGPGITNFVTPVKTAYWNHTPMLLVTPQAANKTIGQGGFQEIKQMALFEDMVAYQEEVRDPSRIAEVLNRVILQAHRLAGPAQINIPRDYWTQVIDIELPQVFRLERPRGGEQAIQDAAALLSEAKFPVILNGAGVVLAGGIDASAKLAEKLDAPVCCNYQHNDAFPGSHPLSMGPLGYNGSKAAMEIISKADVVLALGTRLNPFSTLPGYGIDYWPKDAKLIQVDINADRIGLTKAVAVPIQGDAKRVAEQLLEQLSASAGNADRAERKSLIDQTKKRWSQELVSMEHEDDDPGTNWNERAREREPKKMSPRNAWLAIRDAMPADAIISSDIGNNCAIGNAYPTFEQGRKYLSPGLFGPCGYGFPAILGAKIGCPDVPVIGFAGDGAFGISMNEMTACGRNDWPPITMVIFRNYQWGAEKRNTTLWFDDNFVGTELDLQVNYAKIAEACGLKGVQVDSTEALTEALNTAVKEQMEDGVTTFIEILLNQELGEPFRRDAMKQPVSVAGIDLADMIPQQTV; encoded by the coding sequence ATGAAAATGACCACTGAAGAGGCGTTCGTAAAAGTCTTGCAACGTCATGGCATCGAACACGCGTTCGGTATCATCGGTTCCGCAATGATGCCTATTTCGGATCTGTTTCCTGCGGCCGGTATCAAGTTCTGGGATTGCGCGCACGAGTGCAACGCGGGAATGAGTGCTGATGGCTACACGCGTGCCACTGGCAAGATGTCCATGGCTATCGCACAGAATGGCCCGGGAATCACAAACTTTGTAACGCCGGTCAAGACGGCTTACTGGAACCACACACCCATGTTGCTGGTAACGCCTCAGGCTGCCAACAAGACCATCGGTCAGGGCGGTTTTCAGGAAATCAAGCAGATGGCTCTGTTTGAAGACATGGTTGCCTATCAGGAAGAGGTTCGTGATCCTTCGCGTATTGCCGAGGTTCTGAATCGCGTCATTCTGCAGGCTCACAGACTGGCAGGCCCTGCACAGATCAACATTCCTCGTGACTACTGGACACAAGTCATCGATATCGAATTGCCACAGGTTTTCCGTCTGGAACGACCACGTGGTGGTGAGCAGGCCATCCAGGATGCTGCCGCTTTGTTGTCAGAAGCAAAATTCCCTGTCATCCTCAATGGTGCCGGAGTTGTGCTTGCCGGTGGTATCGATGCATCAGCCAAGTTGGCCGAGAAGCTGGATGCGCCTGTTTGCTGCAACTATCAGCATAACGACGCCTTTCCTGGCAGCCATCCTTTGTCGATGGGCCCGCTTGGCTACAATGGTTCCAAAGCTGCCATGGAAATCATTTCCAAGGCCGATGTGGTTCTGGCCCTGGGCACACGTCTCAACCCGTTCTCAACCTTGCCTGGTTATGGCATCGATTACTGGCCAAAAGATGCGAAGCTTATTCAGGTTGATATTAACGCCGATCGTATCGGACTGACCAAAGCGGTTGCCGTGCCTATCCAGGGTGATGCCAAGCGAGTGGCCGAACAACTCCTGGAGCAGCTGTCAGCCTCTGCTGGTAACGCTGATCGTGCAGAGCGCAAATCTCTGATCGATCAGACCAAGAAGCGCTGGAGCCAGGAACTGGTATCCATGGAGCATGAAGATGATGATCCGGGCACTAACTGGAACGAACGGGCTCGTGAGCGTGAACCGAAAAAAATGTCACCGCGTAACGCGTGGTTGGCAATTCGTGATGCGATGCCGGCTGATGCCATCATCTCAAGCGACATCGGCAACAACTGCGCGATCGGTAATGCCTATCCAACCTTCGAGCAAGGTAGAAAGTATCTCTCGCCAGGTCTGTTTGGTCCTTGCGGTTACGGTTTTCCTGCGATTCTGGGTGCGAAAATCGGTTGTCCTGACGTACCTGTTATCGGTTTTGCAGGTGACGGTGCATTCGGCATTTCGATGAATGAAATGACTGCCTGTGGACGCAACGACTGGCCACCTATCACTATGGTTATCTTCAGAAACTACCAATGGGGTGCTGAAAAGCGCAATACCACATTGTGGTTTGATGACAACTTCGTGGGTACCGAGCTGGATCTGCAAGTCAACTACGCAAAAATTGCTGAAGCTTGTGGCCTGAAAGGCGTTCAGGTTGACAGCACTGAGGCGTTGACCGAAGCGCTGAATACCGCGGTCAAGGAACAGATGGAAGACGGCGTAACGACCTTCATCGAAATTCTGCTGAATCAAGAGCTGGGCGAACCCTTCCGTCGTGATGCCATGAAGCAGCCAGTTTCTGTTGCAGGTATTGATCTGGCTGACATGATTCCTCAGCAGACGGTTTGA
- a CDS encoding TRAP transporter small permease, with the protein MIAYSAMALIIVYAVFERFVLKTQIPWSSSIPIYLFLWVTWIGCSYNVRKRSHLVFNDIRLRLPYALQYACMWLDAILWLVFASIVVYFTIEQTRLVQMNWAIVQGTDNVMQWWFYLATPVAWVLLMIRVVQNLIDDIRRFRKREDFILDIQAIGQD; encoded by the coding sequence TTGATCGCATACTCGGCCATGGCTTTGATCATTGTCTATGCCGTATTCGAGCGTTTTGTATTGAAAACGCAAATTCCGTGGAGTTCATCCATACCGATCTATCTGTTCCTGTGGGTGACATGGATCGGTTGTTCATACAATGTTCGCAAGCGCAGTCATCTGGTTTTCAATGACATTCGTCTGCGACTGCCTTACGCCTTGCAGTATGCCTGCATGTGGCTGGATGCCATTCTGTGGCTGGTCTTTGCATCAATAGTTGTCTATTTCACGATAGAGCAGACCCGCCTGGTGCAAATGAACTGGGCCATCGTGCAGGGAACCGACAATGTCATGCAGTGGTGGTTCTACCTGGCCACACCGGTTGCCTGGGTGCTGCTGATGATCAGGGTGGTTCAGAATCTGATCGATGATATTCGCCGCTTCAGAAAGCGCGAAGATTTTATCCTCGATATTCAAGCCATCGGACAGGACTGA